From the genome of Nicotiana tabacum cultivar K326 chromosome 17, ASM71507v2, whole genome shotgun sequence:
ttctttttataaaaaatattgcCGAAATTTAGGTTAAGAATTAGTATatttgtttcaatttttgagctatatCAAAACTAATATTGTCCTTTTCATTGgttcaaatataaaaaatattgtcGATCACTGTATCTATAAATGATACAGGTAAAATGTTTACGTTTTGAAAAAGTAGTCCTCAAACGCCCTAAAACAAAAAAGACAAACTGAAACAAGTAGGCAGATTTTTAAATTAAGTCTAAATTTAGAGAAGAAGaaactaagaaaaagaaaaaagagattgAGCTCTTTGGATTCTGAATTCTGACCATGAAATATGCATGTGAAAGCTGACATCCATTCTCAGCCATTAACTGATTACATCATTTAAATTGTAAATATTCAGCCGcactaaaaggaaaaaaaaaattctagcacaaaaaaaggagaaaaaaaaaaggagaaaagaaactAGCAAGCGGTAATATCGCGGCTACTACCCCTGGTAATTAAAGGAAATAACATGCTGTATTGCTTACTGCTTTTAAATTTTTTCAGGTGGCTCACGTTCCTGTATTCAAATCTCTCAACACTCAACAATCCCAATAAAACTACAGATCCAACTCAACCTCTACTATCTTTATACTACACATACCTTTTATTTTGGTCAAATTTATACTTCACGTAAAAAGAAAGAGTAAAGATAAagtctaaaaatttaaattttgatattGCGATTCAAACTACAATGTTACGACTCTGCTCTTGTTCTATTCTTGATTAGAGATTTCTCCATGAAAAATATGAATCGGAGTTTGAAGAAGGGGAGGGAGAAGGAGCCCTTGACCCGCAGGAGAATTTATTCAATCACATAGTTTGGGCTCCTAGAATATGATGCCCTTGGGGCTTTCTATTTGATTGTATCGAAAGGCCCTTGttcaacttgaattttatttttccttattaaatatgttttactaagtttaaattttgtgtattaaggatgcaaataataattatataattaagttACTTATAAAATAGttacaaataatttttttacgGTAAGCATCAATCAATAAAGTTATTACTAATTGCTATCACCAATGGCATAGCCACCTTTGTCCCATAactagatattttttttaattatatatatatcaattttctttatgcttatttctttatattttattttttttgtgaaaattttggtaCACAACTTTTGGTCACATAGTGAAGTGTTGAAATATGTTACTccctctgtcccaatttatgCGTTATGCTTTCTTATTTAGATACAATaattttaaactttcaactttacccttaatgagataatttatagtcacacaagtatttataatttaatttagaccATAAATTTTAAATATCTTCAAACGTTTTAAAATATCTTTAAACgttttaaaacttcaaacaatGCCGTGAACGGAGACTGAGGGAGTAGTAGTTTAAACATTTTTACATTAAATAAATCCTTAAAAACAAGTTTATATTGACCGGACAAACGGCGAGATTTATGGGAGGTTTAACTTTCAACTACTACTTACCTTGTCTTTCCACGCTTCTTTACAACTAGCAAAATGAAAAAAAGTGAaccaaaagtaaaagaaaaaagagtgaagAAAAACATTGGGAGGTTAATGTCTAATAATAATAACGCGGAATCGCGTGAAGTGCGCCGAATATGAGAGTTGGCATTATATAGGCCCTATCCAGCGAAGCTCTTTTCCGCAACTAAGTCAGTATTTATGTGCTGCTTTACACAAATCCTCCACTAGATCTATTAGACAGTGATACATTTGttcattctttctatttttagAAGAAGTATACTTCAGCTCATACCCACTCAAACCTGGTATATTTCCATTTTCTTCTCTCTGTTTCTGTTAGATACTCTGTAGGATTGGACTTATATATGTGCATTTGGTATATTTGCAGGTATTAAGGGGTTTTGGGTGTTGATTCTTTAAGCATTGCTGCAATGGGGAAAGTTGctcttttttatttgatttgtggTATCTTGGTTTTTGGGAGCGTCTCTGTGGTGAAAGCAGAGGATGCTTACAGATATTTTACATGGACTGCTACTTATGGAACTGCTTCTCCCCTTGGTGTTCCTCAGCAGGTTGTTTTCTTGTTTCCTATTTTCTACTGCTAGCTGTATGGTTAATTTAGAAGTTGAATTTTCTGATGAAGTTTTCATGTTTGAACTTGTAGATAATCCTGATCAATGGTCAATTTCCTGGTCCAAAACTTGATCTTGTCACTAATGAGAATGTAATCCTTAACCTTATTAATAAGTTGGACGAGCCTCTTCTATTGACATGGTGAGTCTCTTTTCCAAAAACTTTCCTTTTATTTATGCTTATATAATGTTGCTCTTCGTTTGAATTTGGTCTAGACTTTTTTCTCATATAACTATCTTATTGGCAGTAAGTTTGTTAACTACACTGCTTCTGCCAAATGTATTTCCGTCATTGAGCTTTTTTTATGCGAGTCATGTTATtcgaagaagtattggggagagttGATTAGACAATACATGACTATGCTGAGGACATGATCCTAGATACGAATGTGTGTAGGTTGAGAATTAAGGTAGAGGGTTAGGTAGCCGAGTGTTGTCCTTGCGCGTTCTAGTAGCTTTAGTGCATTACTCAGTGTTAGTCTTGCGTTTTCTTATTATTTAGatttctgttgttacttgttgTTTCTTTCACTTCGGTTTCTGATTGCACCACTGTGTTAGTCTTGTATTTACTCTTCAGTATTTTGATTTGTTTGCTTGTTGTTGCTTCTTCCTTTTAGcttttctgagccgagggtctacgaAAATAGCCTCTGCCTTCCTATAGTTAGGTGTAAGGTTTGCGCACACACtcagactccacttgtgggattacacgagatttttttttttttttttttttggttgttgtaGTCCTCGTCTTCATGTTATTCGAAAAGTGTAGTATTTTGGTTTCTCTTTATTTTGCTGTTGCTTTTGTAGTCATAGAATTGTTGAGAACAAGTGTTAGACCTATAGCCTTACATGTATTTACTGTTTAGGAACGGAATCAAACAAAGGAAGAACTCATGGCAAGATGGAGTTTTGGGAACTAATTGTCCCATTCCTCCAAATTCAAATTACACTTACAAGTTCCAAATGAAAGACCAAATTGGAAGCTATACATACTTCCCTTCAACTCAATTGCACAGAGCTGTTGGAGGTTTCGGAGCACTAAACATATATGCAAGATCAGTAATCCCAGTTCCATATGCTAAACCTGCTGGAGATTTCAGTTTACTTATTGGTGATTGGTACAAGAGCAGCCATAAGGTAATTCTATTGCCTGtttcttgcattctttcaaactGTATTAGATAATATAGCTGTCCAAATTGTGTGCTGAAAATGCCCTCAATATCTTTACCTTTGGTTTTTGCAGGTATTGCGGCAAATATTGGACTCAGGGAAGTCTCTTCCTTTTCCAAGTGGCCTCCTTATAAACGGACAGAAGCAGTCTACCTTCACTGGCGATCAAGGTCATACTGAATTGTCATTAATCATCGAATGTGTCCTAGCCATTTAATCCTGTTGAAGATCAACTCATTAACAACAATTTTTTTCCATCTTCAGGAAAAACATACATGTTCAGGATCTCTAATGTAGGTTTGAAAAATACCTTTAACTTCAGAATTCAGGGCCACAAGATGAGAGTCGTCGAGGTTGAAGGATCCCATGTGATTCAGAGCCTCTATGATTCTCTTGATGTCCATGTTGGTCAATCTATGTCCGTCCTTGTTACGTTGGATCAGCCTCCAAAGGACTACTACATTGTCGCTTCCACAAGGTTCACAAGGACTGTTCTTACTGCTACTGCAGTTCTCCACTACTCTAACTCTAAGGCGTCTGTTTCTGGACCCATGCCATCTGCTCCCGCTGGTCAAATGCACTGGTCTATGTTGCAAGCCAGAACATTCAGGTACCTTCTTATCCACAAGAATTGCCATGTACATTCACATTATTGCATTTGACACTTCAGACATTACAAGACTAGTTGAAACTCTACAATTAGGATTGTTTATCGTTCTCAAAATGGTAAAACCTTgatggtgggaggtagcaggtatctAGTCGAATTAGTCGAGGTGTGCGCAAGCTGGTCCGGACACCATGAGAAAAAAAATTACATATGATAAATAAAGCATTTCAAGAATAGTTGGCACTTGACAGCTAGGATTGTTTATTGTTCTCAAATGACCTAATTCTCTATTTTTCTGAATTGAAGGTGGAATCTGACAGCAAATGCAGCTAGACCAAATCCTCAGGGTACATTCCACTATGGTAAAATTACAATATCAAGGACTTTTGTGCTGGCTAACTCTGCACCTCTTATCAATGGGAAGCTGAGATATGCTGTGAATCGGGTCTCTTATGTTAATCCTGATACTCCACTAAAACTTGCTGATCATTTCAACATCCCCGGAGTCTTCAGCTTGAACTCCATTCAAACTTTTCCCTCTGATGGTTCTCCTTACCTAGCTACAGCTGTGTTTCCagcttctcaccatgatttcatcgAAATCGTTTTCCAAAACAATGAGGCTACTATGCAATCTTGGCATCTTGATGGCTATGACTTCTGGGTCGTCGGGTATGTCTTAATGCTTCAAAGTTTTCCATTGCTCCCAGTGATATAATTGGCTGACTTTTCTAATCCTTTCCTATTGCTAAAATCTGCAGTTTTGGATCTCGCACATGGACACAAGCAAGTAGAAATAAGTACAATCTTGTTGATGCTCCTACTAGACATACTACACAGGTAAACTTCAAATTCAGCCACTGTAGTGCAGCAGTTCCATGAATGTGAAGGGTTAATTCAGTATGATCACTAACTTCTATCCACTATAATAGAAAAGTCACAAACTATTTCTCTAAAGTAATTGATTGTTACCCACTATAACTATCTTTTGTCACATTAAAGTAATTGAACTTTGCTTAGTATAATAGTAAAGTCGCACAGTAAAGTCACCCTGATGGATAAGTTCTGTTGTTATAATGGTTCAGTGACTATATGTGAAATTAACTCTTATCTGAATATATAGTCCTAATCATGAACATGGAGTGGTTCTTGCAGGTTTATCCAAAATCCTGGACTGCTATATTGGTATCATTGGACAACCAAGGAATGTGGAATTTGAGGTCAGCAATGTGGGATAGGCAATATCTTGGACAACAGGTGTACCTCAGGGTCTACAACCCAACCCAAAGTCTAGCTAATGAATATGACATACCTACTAATGCTCTTCTATGTGGCAAAGCTGTTGGTCGACATCCTTAATTTGATGAGTCCTTTAGGCTTCTGTTTTATTACTGGTCATGAGAGGTTGACTAGGAGAGATTTGCGGCAAAATATAATTACTTGGTTACTTGTGTTGTAATCAGATACCTTTGTATTTTATGGTTGTTGGCTACACTAGTTTTTGAAATGCCAGCTAATACGAAGTTCATTGTTAGATAGTAATTTCGTCTTTATATTCGTTTATTTGCAGTGAAACTCCAAAGAGTTCTACCGAGCAAACTATTGCGGTCAAAATTATTGCGTATACGCATTGTTGTATTGAAACTAGTCTCTAACTTAGAGATTGTTAATCTGCATTGAAAAGTATTGTTGACCAATTTTAGAATGCAAAAGTAGAGCGAAATGAATAAAAAGTAATTATATACTCCCGATCTATACTGGTTTGAAATTAAGGAGTGATTAACTGCTTGATATATTAAGTGATTGGTTTAATCAGACGCAAGCAATGAACTTCGTATTAGACGAAATTATACTGAACTTTCATTTCTTAATTTAATGTCACTATTAGCACACAAGTTTTCGTCAGTTGTTCTTTGTTTATATCACCTGTTTAGTAAGTGACCCTCTTTTATTTCTCTTGTAACTGATGGGCCTATAATCCACGATTTAAAGTttcttatgaaaaattaaaaatcttatGAGAAAATGTATAACCACGATCTAGAATTTTGTAAGTTATTGCAACATTAGACCTCAGTCTAATATTTtgtgaacaaactaaaaattgcATGAGCAAACGGTAGACTCAAATGTTACGTTGTCCGGAAGGGTAATTTCCTAAGGCTATATTTTGCACAACTTTTCTAAAGAGGAACAAAATCTAAACAATAGACATTTGCATAATCAGCCCTATTAGCGAGAACGCCGACTGGCCCATTTGTTGATTTTATTGGGCCAAAACTTTCGCCTTCTAGCCCGGTTACAGTAGACTACATGTGTAAACTGGGCCAACATTCTTGTTAGGATAATCTACGCGGTATGCCCATTGAAAATATCAGTTAACAccatatataattaaaatatttattttactttgtatatttactttataaatttattttatcATATATACCTATTGTATTCTAAATATAATACTGTATATTTTAAATTAGAATATTATgatattgtattccaaattagaatactgtagcatgtttagtttgaatattatattctaaattaaaaaattatcgtatatttggtttggatacTGTATtctaaattaaaatattatagtaTATTTGGTTtcaatattccaaattagaatactGTAATATGTTTTGTTAGAATATTGTATTCCAaaattagaatattgtggtaTTTTTGGTTAGAATACTTTATTACAAAATAGAATATTATGGTATGTTCCACTTGGATATTGCATtctaaattaaaatattatgggtgtttaatttgaataatatattaaaaattagaatattatagtatattttatttaaatattttattcttcATTACAAAAatatggtatgtttggttaagatATTGTACTCTTTATTAGAATATTAATTATGGTAAGCTAGGTTCGgatttttcaaattagaatattatggtatatattatttgaatattatagtccaaattagaatattatgAATAGTTTGGATATTGTACTCTTCATTAGAATATTGTGATAAGCTAAGTCTGgatttttcaaattagaatattgCAGTATGTTTTgtttgaatattgtattccaaattaaaatattatgattTGTTTAGTTAAAATATTGTATTCCAAATGAGAATATTATGGTAAGTTAGGTTTGGATtgttgatgtcgcccaaactcacaccattAATTTAGGTTgcgaggcggtcgatgcaataataaaaatcCAACGCGAGTCGGGGTCTATTCCACAGGGAGCTTAATGTGGGATTAGTTATATACCTAGAGTGAATGTACGACATGCCTAAGATTACACTTTCACATTTGCAATTGtggtttctacttctacttttatgCTAATGCAtgtaattgtaaagctaagagataatgtttttggttttggttatttttcaagttataaaagatctagggttgcgacttccgcctagttggttacctaacggatttagagctttagggcatgtttggttgatcggTATACAATATAGTAATCACAcgcaattactcactctatacctctcggtagtttgagtgattttgcccaatttggctttctcaagtccaaataggtatctcacgaaacaagtgataaatgctcaaatcgggtcttactatctctagattcgaccctttaattagggatatcaatttcttgagttcaccccaaattcttgttagccaagttttcctagacttagtctcactttcttaagtaaagactaagtcaattaggcatgaatcaacatttgcaaccatcaattctcaaattcaagcaagaactaggctaaatatcatatacccaattataaataagccctaaattaatcatccattaagtacccatactaggattgggtcacaaccctagctaagggtttagATACTcatggaaaataaaaaaattaaagaataaactaagataaaatgcataataattgattaaggaaataaaatctaatgtttaaatgCTAAACTAGTACAAAGTTACCCAATACAGTAAAATAAAAATGGCTCTAAGTGTTCAGGTGCaccaaacttgacctaaaaatgacaaaaagatctatttatacccagTTGAAAATATCTGATAAAATTGCCCATgcgaaggttgtgcggccgcacaattatgtgtGCGGTTCGCACTTTGAGATTGACTGGTTAGGTTgctttctgcggtcgcataaaagTGAGATGCGGCAGCACAattatgtgtgcggtccgcactttgagatTGACTGGTCAGGTTGGCTTTTTGCGGTCACATAAAAGTTAGATGCGGCCGCACTTCCTCTAATTGTGCAGACCACATATTTCTGAGTGTGGCCACACTCTTGCTCTTGGACTGGATCTGGGCttcattttgcggaccgcacatttatgagtgcggGCGCATTTTGGCATcctacggccgcacaataatagtgcggtccgcacatctttAAGCTCCC
Proteins encoded in this window:
- the LOC107832365 gene encoding L-ascorbate oxidase homolog, producing the protein MGKVALFYLICGILVFGSVSVVKAEDAYRYFTWTATYGTASPLGVPQQIILINGQFPGPKLDLVTNENVILNLINKLDEPLLLTWNGIKQRKNSWQDGVLGTNCPIPPNSNYTYKFQMKDQIGSYTYFPSTQLHRAVGGFGALNIYARSVIPVPYAKPAGDFSLLIGDWYKSSHKVLRQILDSGKSLPFPSGLLINGQKQSTFTGDQGKTYMFRISNVGLKNTFNFRIQGHKMRVVEVEGSHVIQSLYDSLDVHVGQSMSVLVTLDQPPKDYYIVASTRFTRTVLTATAVLHYSNSKASVSGPMPSAPAGQMHWSMLQARTFRWNLTANAARPNPQGTFHYGKITISRTFVLANSAPLINGKLRYAVNRVSYVNPDTPLKLADHFNIPGVFSLNSIQTFPSDGSPYLATAVFPASHHDFIEIVFQNNEATMQSWHLDGYDFWVVGFGSRTWTQASRNKYNLVDAPTRHTTQVYPKSWTAILVSLDNQGMWNLRSAMWDRQYLGQQVYLRVYNPTQSLANEYDIPTNALLCGKAVGRHP